One Helianthus annuus cultivar XRQ/B chromosome 7, HanXRQr2.0-SUNRISE, whole genome shotgun sequence genomic region harbors:
- the LOC118480255 gene encoding extensin-like, which translates to MGVGGQLGFLGSAVVLSLAAVVGFSGGDIGLGNMTIGDLLCLCDFLLFKNFQKILQKFAWQALDFVSADSVIMPPRFLRGRGKGPVSGHDHEAGPSHRRTPSITMSTSPQEPWRLYVEPGRRSVSLSSSPSYQHSFGPHSENEPNNQPPAFIPLQRSNSHHSFGDPTPVFQSRFNPANLLPEPVGFNPLGPEDHFSGENDMDEDTDPVEPASGTPNHPIEISDGSSFHGSPYRGPDSFMEKFNQYDWYFTPSEHSHHEQQQDPSVGHQFVAVTPPPPPPEEEDPYNGGPSSPIPDVNLVPVVPPLGFDNPIPAYAGSAAYNPFEQPAHTHYNYNYGYAEVDPYQVARDYNALHPEGPYGGPWTTGYPTYGYQHQPPPPPVYQPPQPQIQQEVLERLNQVEQEVREDRRER; encoded by the exons atgggtgtcggtggccaactgggcttcTTAGGTTCAGCAGTGGTTTTAAGTTTGGCAGCAGTGGTTGGTTTTTCTGGTGGTGATATTGGTTTAGGAAATATGACAATAGGAGATTTGTTGTGTTTGTGTGATTTTCTTCTATTTAAG AATTTCCAGAAGATTTTGCAGAAGTTTGCTTGGCAGGCTTTAGATTTTGTTTCGGCTgattct GTCATCATGCCACCCAGATTTCTTCGCGGTAGAGGCAAAGGACCCGTGTCAGGacatgatcacgaggccgggccgTCGCATCGACGTACTCCTTCCATCACCATGAGCACCAGCCCGCaagagccatggaggctctatgTCGAACCCGGAAGGCGATCAGTATCCCTTAGCTCCTCTCCTTCGTACCAACACTCATTTGGGCCCCATTCAgaaaacgagcccaacaaccAGCCGCCAGCTTTCATACCTTtacagagatccaactctcatcATTCTTTTGGCGACCCAACACCCGTTTTCCAAAGCCGATTTAACCCGGCTAACCTTCTgccagaacccgtgggttttaacccacttggaccggaagaccacttttCAGGGGAAAACGacatggatgaggatactgaCCCCGTGGAGCCTGCATCAGGAACGCCGAATCATCCCATTgagatctcagatgggtcatCATTCCATGGATCGCCATACCGCGGACCGGACAGTTTTATGGAGAAATTCAATCAGTatgattggtatttcaccccGTCTGAGCACTCGCATCAcgagcagcaacaggatccttcggtGGGTCATCAATTTGTGGCAGTcacgccgccgccaccaccgcca gaggaagaggaCCCATATAATGGTGGTCCGTCAAGCCCTATACCAGATGTCAACTTAGTACCTGTGGTACCACCTTTGGGTTTCGATAACCCGATTCCTGCATATGCTGGGTCAGCAGCATACAACCCATTCGAGCAGCCGGCGCAcacccactacaactacaactacggTTATGCGGAGGTAGATCCGTACCAAGTAGCTCGGGATTACAATGCCCTTCATCCTGAAGGACCATATGGAGGGCCATGGACTACTGGttacccgacttatgggtaccagcatcaGCCACCTCCTCCACCGGTGTATCAGCCGCCACAGCCACAGATTCAGCAGGAAGTCCTTGAGAGGCTAAACCAAGTTGAACAAGAAGTTCGTGAAGACCGCAGAGAGCG ctga